A single window of Cellulomonas sp. NTE-D12 DNA harbors:
- the nirD gene encoding nitrite reductase small subunit NirD, with protein sequence MSRPQPGWTVVCQLTDLVPERGAAALVGGEQVALFRVGDREVLAVQQLDPYSGAHVMSRGIVGSRAGAVTVASPMYKQVFDLRTGACLDPVGKEPQHLRTWPVRLEGDAVLVGTAGALVDALVAPLVSSATLNATEAP encoded by the coding sequence ATGAGCCGCCCCCAGCCCGGCTGGACGGTGGTGTGCCAGCTGACCGACCTGGTGCCCGAGCGCGGTGCCGCCGCCCTCGTCGGCGGAGAGCAGGTGGCCCTGTTCCGGGTGGGCGACCGCGAGGTGCTGGCGGTGCAGCAGCTGGACCCGTACAGCGGGGCGCACGTGATGTCCCGCGGCATCGTGGGCTCGCGGGCCGGAGCCGTCACCGTCGCCTCGCCGATGTACAAGCAGGTGTTCGACCTGCGCACCGGCGCGTGCCTCGACCCGGTGGGCAAGGAGCCGCAGCACCTGCGCACGTGGCCGGTGCGGCTGGAGGGCGACGCGGTGCTGGTCGGCACGGCCGGCGCGCTGGTCGACGCCCTCGTCGCGCCCCTCGTCAGCTCCGCCACCCTCAACGCGACGGAGGCGCCGTGA